One genomic region from Clostridium saccharobutylicum DSM 13864 encodes:
- a CDS encoding SHOCT domain-containing protein, protein MFCGFGGYGYSSLSSIGLGGMFLAMGFRMLIFIVLIILAVKLFRNYTNKSNDPMRILNEKFASGEMNQEEYLKRKAILSEKN, encoded by the coding sequence ATGTTTTGTGGTTTTGGAGGATATGGTTATAGTTCTTTAAGTTCTATAGGATTAGGAGGAATGTTTTTAGCTATGGGATTTAGAATGTTAATATTTATTGTATTAATAATTCTAGCTGTTAAATTATTTAGAAACTATACAAATAAATCTAATGATCCAATGAGAATCCTTAATGAAAAATTTGCAAGTGGAGAAATGAATCAAGAAGAATATTTGAAGAGAAAAGCTATACTTTCAGAAAAAAATTAA
- a CDS encoding YncE family protein → MRSKYIKAITAFAILTILLTGCGNATKGNKSADQTSSQNQAQGNIEEKTHFYYTANESGSVSKVDATTNEVVDIITEADGAPHNVQVSPDGKVVAYTLPPKMTENQSKDKNMDMNMNMNGFAVFYDTDTGKLIKKVEVGKHPAHIVFTEDGKYVLVTNNEDNNVSVIDAKTYNVNGTIAVGKGPHGFRISKDNKYAYVANMGEDTISVVDINNNKEVRKITVGKTPVTTGITSDGKTLVATINGENALAIIDLSTDKVEKVAVGKGPAQVYIEPDDKYAFVANQGTEDAPSNTVSKIDMSTKKVVTTIETGKGAHGVVVSPDNKYVYTTNMYDGTVSVIDNSTDKVIKTTKVEGEPNGISYR, encoded by the coding sequence ATGAGAAGTAAATATATAAAAGCTATAACAGCTTTTGCAATACTAACAATATTACTAACTGGTTGTGGTAATGCTACAAAAGGCAATAAATCTGCAGATCAAACCTCAAGCCAAAATCAGGCTCAAGGTAATATAGAAGAGAAAACACATTTCTACTATACTGCTAATGAAAGTGGCAGTGTTTCTAAAGTAGATGCTACAACAAATGAAGTTGTAGATATAATTACAGAAGCTGATGGAGCTCCTCATAATGTTCAGGTTTCACCAGATGGAAAAGTGGTTGCCTATACATTACCACCGAAAATGACTGAAAATCAATCTAAAGATAAAAATATGGATATGAATATGAACATGAATGGTTTCGCAGTGTTTTATGATACAGATACAGGAAAACTTATTAAAAAAGTTGAAGTGGGTAAACATCCAGCTCATATAGTATTCACAGAGGATGGAAAATATGTACTTGTTACTAATAATGAAGATAATAATGTATCAGTAATTGATGCAAAAACTTATAATGTAAATGGTACTATAGCAGTTGGTAAAGGACCTCATGGATTCCGTATTTCAAAGGATAATAAATATGCTTACGTAGCAAATATGGGTGAAGATACTATAAGCGTTGTTGATATAAATAACAATAAAGAAGTTAGAAAAATTACAGTAGGTAAAACACCTGTTACAACCGGAATAACAAGTGATGGTAAAACTTTGGTGGCAACTATAAATGGTGAAAATGCCCTTGCTATAATTGATTTATCTACAGATAAAGTTGAGAAAGTAGCTGTAGGAAAAGGGCCCGCTCAAGTTTACATTGAACCTGATGATAAATATGCATTTGTGGCAAATCAAGGGACAGAAGATGCACCATCCAATACTGTTTCAAAGATAGATATGTCAACTAAGAAAGTAGTTACAACAATAGAAACTGGAAAAGGAGCTCACGGAGTAGTAGTTAGCCCTGATAATAAATATGTTTATACTACTAATATGTATGATGGAACTGTAAGTGTTATTGACAATAGTACCGATAAGGTTATTAAAACTACAAAAGTAGAAGGAGAGCCAAATGGAATAAGCTACAGGTAA
- a CDS encoding response regulator transcription factor, producing the protein MSNKFKILVVDDEQNILDVVKAYLEKEDFEVITAMDGEMALNIFNEQNINLIVLDLMLPKITGEEVCKRIRMSSSMPIIMLTAKAEEDEKIEGISIGADDYLTKPFSVRELVVRVRALLRRAYRDFMPMADILSFNNGDLEVDSKKMIVKKQSKIVNLITNEFKILKILLTNPEQVFSREKLVEKAFGVNYEGFDRTVDTYIKNIRQKIENNHKEPLYIVTVYGMGYKFIPNAYEVKK; encoded by the coding sequence ATGAGTAATAAATTTAAAATATTAGTTGTAGATGATGAACAGAATATATTGGATGTAGTTAAAGCATATCTTGAAAAAGAAGATTTTGAAGTAATTACAGCAATGGATGGTGAGATGGCATTAAATATATTTAATGAACAAAATATTAATCTTATAGTTTTGGATTTAATGCTTCCTAAAATAACTGGTGAAGAAGTATGCAAAAGAATTAGAATGAGTTCTAGTATGCCTATAATTATGCTTACTGCAAAGGCAGAGGAAGATGAAAAAATAGAGGGGATATCTATAGGAGCTGATGATTATTTAACTAAGCCTTTTAGTGTGCGAGAGCTTGTAGTAAGAGTTAGGGCACTGCTTAGAAGAGCATATAGAGACTTTATGCCTATGGCGGATATATTAAGCTTCAATAATGGAGATTTAGAAGTTGATAGTAAAAAGATGATTGTGAAAAAGCAAAGTAAGATTGTAAATTTGATAACAAATGAATTTAAGATTTTAAAAATTTTACTTACTAATCCAGAACAAGTATTTTCTAGAGAAAAATTAGTAGAAAAAGCTTTCGGTGTTAATTATGAAGGTTTTGATAGAACAGTCGATACTTATATAAAAAATATTCGTCAAAAAATAGAAAATAATCATAAGGAACCTTTATATATAGTAACTGTATATGGAATGGGCTATAAATTTATTCCGAATGCATATGAGGTAAAAAAATGA
- a CDS encoding response regulator translates to MNFRRAYEKKVLIVDDAVFMREELRAMLEKNGFEVIGEAGNGLEAIESYTNLKPDIVTMDITMPEMSGVDAVREIKKNNPNANIVMISAMGQEYLVKEAILNGANGFIIKPFKEEHLIKTLGKMYNLL, encoded by the coding sequence ATTAATTTTAGGAGGGCATATGAAAAAAAAGTTCTTATTGTGGATGATGCGGTTTTTATGAGGGAAGAACTTAGAGCCATGTTAGAGAAAAATGGCTTTGAAGTAATTGGAGAAGCTGGTAATGGGTTAGAAGCAATTGAAAGTTATACTAATCTAAAACCTGATATTGTTACAATGGATATAACTATGCCAGAAATGAGTGGCGTAGATGCAGTTAGAGAAATTAAAAAAAATAATCCAAATGCAAATATTGTAATGATTTCTGCTATGGGTCAGGAATATCTTGTGAAGGAAGCTATATTGAATGGGGCTAATGGGTTTATTATAAAACCTTTCAAGGAAGAGCATTTAATAAAGACATTGGGAAAAATGTACAATTTACTTTGA
- a CDS encoding heavy-metal-associated domain-containing protein: MKKKILIEGMSCEHCVNHVYEALDEIRATDIKVNLKEGNAIAEVGDITDEAIKAALEDAGYDVLGIEEV; this comes from the coding sequence ATGAAAAAGAAAATATTAATTGAAGGTATGAGCTGTGAACATTGTGTGAATCATGTTTATGAAGCATTAGATGAAATTAGAGCAACAGATATAAAAGTCAATCTAAAAGAGGGAAATGCTATTGCTGAAGTTGGAGATATTACTGATGAAGCAATTAAAGCAGCTCTTGAAGATGCAGGATATGATGTTTTAGGTATCGAAGAGGTTTAA
- a CDS encoding chemotaxis protein CheA yields the protein MSEIYERPEMIKAFLDELEEEIQFLEKCILELETNETTENVIQDIFRAAHTLKGSSSAMGYEKMKLLTHEMENVFDKIRNNLLKVTKPMINLLFKCIDCLTLLKEDFLAHKNETQIEIKHLVHHLKEIQENSLSKKEEHLIRMDIKKEDIIFDLDIEQKNMLKAANSKGYFSMVCEIKILEDSLMKSIRALLILNWLNEIGNVIASLPNVLELSPDDNVDTIKYLLTTELDNEVMLQKIKENLMDIDDVKVFSYKIQELNKNETNETIVQSRKNNELEENKDKFNPKKNDNKISKTIRVDVDRLEHMMNLVGEMVIEQTRIAQVSSSLHNRYIADDSVEDLIGISGRISRVVSELQESIMKARMLPVQQLFSRFPRLVRDLANSLEKDIDLILEGGETEMDRTIIEDITDPLIHLVRNSLDHGIEKPSIRIDKGKPSKGTLRIKAFHQENHVIVTVEDDGAGLNIEKIKQSAIKKEVVSAQEAEILSEQEIINLIFKTGLSTANNVSDVSGRGVGMDIVRNHIDKLNGIIDVETKEGEGSKFTIKLPLTLAILAGLLVKIHNETYALPMSNIIEIVRKPKGEIEYVKNQSVVVIRDKVLPIIWLHDYFKLPKENKKKNVFIIVLGIAEKRFGIVVDELVGNQEIVVKPLGAYIGKIEGISGATILGDGSVAHIFDVVGISRMINNKGIKDNNNFNNNEI from the coding sequence ATGTCTGAAATATATGAAAGACCTGAAATGATTAAAGCATTTCTAGATGAACTGGAAGAAGAAATACAGTTTTTAGAAAAATGCATTTTAGAATTGGAAACAAATGAGACAACAGAAAATGTGATACAAGATATTTTTAGAGCAGCGCATACACTTAAAGGATCATCTTCAGCTATGGGATATGAAAAAATGAAACTACTCACTCATGAGATGGAAAACGTTTTTGATAAGATTAGAAATAATTTATTAAAAGTAACAAAACCAATGATTAATCTTCTTTTTAAATGCATAGATTGTTTAACCTTATTAAAGGAAGATTTTTTAGCTCATAAAAATGAAACCCAAATTGAAATTAAGCACCTTGTACACCATCTTAAAGAAATACAGGAAAACAGTTTAAGTAAAAAAGAAGAACATTTGATTAGAATGGATATTAAAAAAGAAGATATTATATTTGATTTAGATATTGAACAGAAAAATATGTTAAAAGCTGCAAATTCAAAAGGTTATTTTAGTATGGTTTGTGAAATTAAGATATTAGAAGATAGTTTGATGAAATCAATTAGAGCTTTACTTATACTTAATTGGTTAAATGAAATTGGAAATGTAATTGCATCACTTCCAAATGTATTAGAATTATCACCTGATGACAATGTAGATACTATAAAGTATCTACTGACTACTGAATTAGATAATGAGGTTATGTTACAGAAAATTAAAGAAAATTTGATGGATATTGATGATGTAAAGGTATTTAGTTATAAAATTCAGGAATTAAATAAAAATGAAACAAATGAAACAATTGTACAGAGTAGAAAAAATAATGAACTAGAAGAAAACAAAGACAAATTTAATCCTAAAAAAAATGATAATAAGATTTCTAAGACTATAAGAGTAGATGTAGATCGTCTTGAACATATGATGAATTTAGTTGGAGAAATGGTTATCGAACAAACCAGAATTGCTCAGGTGAGTAGTAGTTTACATAATAGATATATAGCAGATGATTCTGTGGAAGACTTAATTGGAATATCGGGTCGTATTTCAAGAGTTGTTAGTGAACTTCAAGAAAGTATAATGAAGGCTCGTATGCTGCCAGTTCAACAGTTGTTTAGCAGATTTCCAAGACTAGTAAGGGATCTTGCTAATTCATTAGAAAAGGATATAGATTTAATTCTTGAAGGTGGAGAAACAGAAATGGATAGAACAATAATCGAGGATATAACAGATCCGTTAATACATCTTGTAAGAAATTCCTTAGATCATGGTATAGAAAAACCTAGTATTCGTATAGACAAAGGTAAACCTTCGAAAGGCACTCTTAGAATTAAAGCATTTCATCAAGAAAATCATGTAATTGTGACAGTCGAAGATGATGGTGCAGGTTTGAATATAGAAAAGATAAAACAATCAGCAATAAAGAAAGAAGTAGTTTCAGCTCAAGAAGCAGAAATATTATCAGAACAAGAAATAATAAATCTTATTTTCAAAACAGGGTTGTCGACAGCTAATAATGTAAGTGACGTCTCAGGCAGAGGCGTAGGAATGGATATTGTAAGAAATCATATAGATAAACTTAATGGAATAATTGATGTTGAAACAAAAGAAGGGGAAGGTAGCAAATTTACTATTAAATTGCCGTTAACTCTAGCGATACTCGCAGGCCTTTTAGTGAAAATTCATAATGAAACGTATGCACTGCCAATGAGTAATATTATTGAAATAGTGAGAAAACCTAAAGGTGAAATTGAATACGTTAAAAACCAATCAGTTGTTGTTATTAGAGATAAGGTTCTCCCTATAATTTGGTTGCATGATTATTTTAAATTGCCTAAAGAAAACAAAAAGAAAAATGTATTCATTATAGTTCTAGGAATTGCAGAAAAAAGGTTTGGCATTGTAGTTGACGAATTAGTTGGAAATCAGGAAATAGTAGTTAAGCCACTGGGGGCATATATAGGCAAAATTGAAGGGATATCTGGTGCGACGATATTAGGTGATGGAAGTGTTGCCCACATATTTGATGTTGTAGGGATATCAAGAATGATAAATAATAAAGGTATAAAAGATAACAATAATTTTAATAATAATGAAATTTAA
- a CDS encoding chemotaxis protein CheW, translating into MDELKDIQYIAFELSNEKYALKISDVYEIIRMQQISQTHNSKFFLEGVINLRGKVIPVVNLHKRFNLTEEMVTKETRIIVVKSREEMIGIIVDKVEQVIKLNDIQPTPNVVSGIDGEYFEGIGITKNGVISLLKMDTVLYD; encoded by the coding sequence ATGGATGAATTAAAGGATATTCAATATATTGCTTTTGAGTTATCAAATGAAAAATATGCCCTGAAAATTAGTGATGTTTATGAAATTATTAGAATGCAGCAAATATCTCAAACTCATAACAGTAAATTTTTTTTAGAAGGAGTTATAAATTTAAGGGGAAAAGTGATTCCAGTAGTAAATTTACATAAAAGATTTAATCTAACAGAAGAGATGGTTACTAAAGAAACTAGAATTATAGTAGTAAAAAGCAGAGAAGAGATGATTGGAATAATTGTGGACAAGGTTGAACAGGTAATTAAACTTAATGATATTCAGCCTACACCTAATGTTGTTTCAGGTATTGATGGAGAGTATTTTGAAGGAATAGGGATTACAAAAAATGGAGTTATAAGTTTATTAAAAATGGATACAGTTCTTTATGACTAA
- a CDS encoding sensor histidine kinase gives MKMSLVKKLSMGFILVILGSIILASTISNYTVGNKFKNYLVDEQKTKIDNVLKIIDDLYSGQKESSEINTDEIQRYAELQDLYIEIKDIHDNTLYSSGKSYLQKNGMMGNMMGSMMNNSYGINMGEYTENKYPLVSNNKEEVGTIIIGYFGTSYLSSASVSFISTLNHSFIVSALVALIFGIIISIVMSKQISKPLAQITETANKMRNGDLNVRAKVNSNTKEIVELSNSINYLSQTLSNQEMLRKRLTSDMAHELRTPLTTLKTHVEAFIDGIWEPTNERFETFYNEIDRLTKMVNNLRDLAKFEQININLNKSKVNLSNELGKVVDTYEPLYIKKNYELTSIITPEIKANIDIDKFKQIMNNLLSNSYKHLRSNGKVKVVLKKENNSIIIKIIDNGIGIPDKDIPYIFERFYRSDLSRNKNTGGSGIGLTITKAFVEAHGGKIYLESTVNKGTTFTLEFPNIF, from the coding sequence ATGAAAATGTCTTTAGTAAAAAAATTATCTATGGGATTTATTTTAGTAATTTTAGGTTCGATCATTTTAGCAAGTACTATTTCTAATTATACAGTAGGGAATAAATTTAAAAATTATTTAGTTGACGAGCAAAAAACAAAAATAGATAATGTATTAAAAATTATTGATGATTTATATAGTGGTCAAAAAGAATCTTCAGAAATAAATACAGATGAAATTCAAAGATATGCAGAACTGCAGGACTTGTATATAGAAATTAAAGATATACATGATAATACATTATACTCTTCTGGCAAATCCTATTTACAGAAGAATGGCATGATGGGAAATATGATGGGATCTATGATGAACAATTCTTATGGAATTAATATGGGTGAGTATACTGAAAACAAATATCCCTTAGTTAGTAACAATAAAGAGGAAGTGGGTACCATAATAATTGGTTACTTTGGAACCTCATATTTATCTTCTGCATCAGTATCATTTATAAGTACTTTAAATCATTCATTTATAGTGTCAGCTTTAGTGGCTTTAATATTTGGAATTATTATAAGTATAGTTATGTCAAAACAAATATCAAAACCATTAGCTCAAATAACTGAGACTGCAAATAAAATGAGGAATGGTGATTTAAATGTAAGAGCAAAGGTTAACTCAAATACGAAAGAAATAGTTGAACTTTCTAATTCAATAAATTATCTTTCACAAACTTTAAGCAACCAAGAAATGCTTAGAAAAAGATTAACTTCAGACATGGCTCATGAATTAAGGACACCTTTAACTACATTGAAAACTCATGTAGAGGCATTTATAGATGGTATTTGGGAACCTACTAATGAGAGATTTGAAACTTTTTATAATGAAATTGATAGACTAACCAAAATGGTGAATAATCTCCGTGATTTGGCAAAATTTGAACAAATCAACATTAATTTGAACAAAAGTAAAGTTAACCTTTCCAATGAATTAGGAAAAGTTGTGGATACTTATGAACCACTTTATATTAAAAAAAACTATGAGTTAACTAGCATTATAACTCCAGAGATCAAGGCAAACATTGATATAGATAAGTTTAAGCAGATTATGAATAATTTACTCTCAAATTCTTATAAACATTTAAGGTCAAATGGTAAAGTTAAAGTAGTGCTAAAGAAAGAAAATAATAGTATTATAATTAAAATTATTGATAATGGTATTGGCATACCAGATAAAGATATCCCATATATTTTTGAAAGATTTTATAGAAGTGATCTATCAAGAAATAAAAATACAGGGGGTTCTGGTATAGGGCTTACAATTACAAAGGCTTTTGTAGAAGCTCATGGAGGAAAAATATATTTAGAAAGCACGGTTAATAAGGGAACTACATTTACTTTAGAGTTTCCCAATATATTTTAA